One genomic window of Dysgonomonas mossii includes the following:
- a CDS encoding DUF5856 family protein, with the protein MSTSTLKEKKNVSVNADIAKFVGKMFSFNNSLKLYHWHVTGKGSYAQHIALDQALEDLLDVTDRLVETSYAVKGDLDIVIPETANPADIVKHAEEFFKYTESQRELFAEAFTQAIIDDYQEAIQQLLYRLKRLQ; encoded by the coding sequence ATGAGTACTTCAACATTAAAAGAAAAAAAGAATGTATCAGTAAATGCTGATATTGCAAAATTTGTTGGAAAGATGTTTTCTTTCAACAATAGTTTAAAACTTTATCATTGGCACGTTACAGGTAAGGGCAGCTATGCGCAACACATTGCATTAGACCAAGCCTTGGAAGACCTTCTTGACGTTACAGATCGTCTTGTAGAAACTTCTTATGCAGTAAAGGGAGATTTAGATATTGTAATTCCTGAAACAGCTAATCCTGCAGACATAGTAAAACATGCCGAGGAGTTTTTCAAATATACTGAATCTCAGAGAGAGTTGTTTGCAGAAGCTTTTACACAGGCAATTATAGATGACTATCAAGAAGCTATACAGCAATTGCTTTATCGCCTAAAACGTCTCCA